One Brassica napus cultivar Da-Ae chromosome C4, Da-Ae, whole genome shotgun sequence genomic region harbors:
- the LOC125575298 gene encoding trihelix transcription factor GT-4-like: MPLGNYTLRVDEGIAVRVCHYDESDPLPVHQEEKVFYTEEDYREFLGRRGWTWLREFDGGFRNIDGMVRNVDSMDDLQPGVLYRGMR; the protein is encoded by the exons ATGCCTCTAGGGAACTATACACTCCGTGTCGATGAAG GAATAGCTGTTAGAGTGTGCCACTATGATGAGTCTGATCCGTTACCGGTTCATCAAGAGGAGAAGGTGTTTTACACGGAAGAGGATTACAGAGAGTTCTTGGGACGAAGAGGATGGACATGGCTGAGAGAGTTTGATGGAGGGTTTAGGAACATAGACGGTATGGTTAGGAATGTAGATAGTATGGATGATCTTCAACCTGGTGTCTTGTACCGTGGAATGAGATGA